A window of Castanea sativa cultivar Marrone di Chiusa Pesio chromosome 1, ASM4071231v1 contains these coding sequences:
- the LOC142609227 gene encoding uncharacterized protein LOC142609227 yields MGCGMSKYAPENSVLFCEFNPRQNNLHPIDQDVCSDNKADHHSPAKENQRGLETKEVETEKEPGKKVSTAKAVPEEEGLRHEEIKLSRQNHEEEEEEEEEEEENELFNEREDSISAPASPSFRDCIIGPGSLSFRMYCRDSDSKGSSKNDDNGDEAKGESESPKESSLDIDKGSRTKVAKKKRKGRRLLKNILYKGRPAGAK; encoded by the exons ATGGGTTGCGGCATGTCAAAGTATGCTCCCGAAAACTCGGTGCTCTTTTGCGAATTCAATCCGCGTCAAAATAATCTTCACCCCATTGATCAGGATGTTTGTTCTGATAATAAGGCTGATCATCATTCGCCGGCAAAGGAGAATCAAAGAGGGTTGGAGACAAAAGAGGTGGAAACCGAAAAGGAGCCCGGAAAGAAGGTGTCAACAGCAAAAGCCGTGCCTGAGGAGGAGGGTCTTCGCCATGAAGAGATCAAGCTGAGTAGACAGAatcatgaagaagaagaagaagaagaagaagaagaggaggaaaatGAGCTTTTTAATGAGAGGGAAGATAGTATATCTGCTCCGGCATCACCAAGTTTTAGGGACTGCATAATTGGTCCAGGATCGCTAAGTTTTAGGATGTATTGCCGGGATTCTGACTCCAAGGGTAGCAGCAAGAATGATG ATAATGGTGATGAAGCAAAAGGTGAAAGCGAGTCACCAAAGGAATCAAGTCTGGATATTGACaag GGTTCCAGAACCAAGGTAgccaagaaaaagagaaaaggaagaagattaCTAAAGAATATCTTATACAAGGGCCGACCAGCAGGagcaaaataa